The window AATGTTCTACGTCTAGTCTAATTGTTACGGTTTTGATACATGATTAAGTATTGTGTTTGAGTTTTGTTGGAACGACGACCCTTCACGATTTTTTTACATTGGTTCGCGCTGGGTCGTAATTTCCTGAAGCTGTATTTAGATTTGAAGTATTAAAGTAGATTTGATTAAAGTTTTTGAATAGTGGTGTCGATATATACTTAATAGCAGTTAATTGAGTCACTTTATGAAGTAGTCGTTGTTTGAAGTGGTCGTTGTTAGAAAAGGATATACAAAAATGAGCATTTCATCTCCAGGTATAGGTTCTGGCCTTGACGTAAACAGTATCGTAACCAGCTTAATGGCTATTGAACAAAAACCACTTACAGCTGTTACTCAACAAAAAACAGATTACCAGACTCAGATATCAGCTTATGGTACTTTGAATAGCAGTTTGTCAACTTTTCAAACAGCAGTCAGTGCGCTCTCAAGTGCTTCTAAGTTTAACGCCCAAACAGTCACTTCAAGTAATGCGACTGTATTTACCGCAACAGCTAATGGCACAGCTTCTTTAGGCGACAGTGCTATTAAAGTTAACCAGCTAGCTAAATCACAAAAGTTAACATTTGCAGGCACTGCAAACGTAGCTGATACACTAGGCACGGGTACCTTAACCATTTCATTTGGCACTTATAACCCCCCTACTGCCATTGCACCAATTACTCCAAATTCATTTACACCTAATGCGGCTAAAACTGATGTAAGCATTACCATTGATAGTTCTAATAACACGCTTTCAGGCGTACGTGATGCCATTAATGCTTCAAACTCAAGTGTAAGTGCAAGTATTGTGAATGATGGCACTATCAATCATCTGGTCATTACATCGAAAGACACAGGTGAGGTAAATACTTTAAAAATCACAACAACTGATAGCGATGGTAACAATACTGATAATGCCGGTTTGTCTCAGCTGGCGTACGACCCTACCGTTACATCAGGTAGTGGTAAGAATATGTCAGAAATGCAAGCGGCAAAGAATGCACTTTTAAACATTGATGGCATTGATGTCGTCAAGGCGAGCAATACCATTACTGATGCTATTGGTGGTTTAACGCTGAATTTGCTTACGACTAGTGCTGATAGCGTTAATTTGAGTGTTGCAAGTAATAAAGATGTGGTAAAGGCCTCTGTGGCGGCATTTGTTGATGCCTACAATAAGTTAGATACTTCGCTACGTAGTCTTACAAAATATGACCCTACAGGAAAAAGCTCAGGCCCTTTGTTGGGGGATGCAACTACTCGCTCAATCATTACTAAGATAAAGTCTGTGATGACGAATGCTGTGAACCCGAATGGAGCATTTAGTTCGCTTACTCAAATAGGGGTATCATTCCAAGCCACTGGTCAATTGGCTTTAGATTCGACCAAACTTGATACTGCAATTGCATCTAACTTCACTGATATAGCTAACTTATTTACAATATCAGCAAAAGCTACTGACCCTCAGATTAGCTACTCAGGCAATACCAGTAAAACAAAAGCGGGTACTTACGCTATTAATGTAAGTAGTTTATCTCCACTTGCAGGCACGATTAATGGCGTTGCTGCTACGGCCATTAACGGCAGTTTGGTTGGTGCAACTGGTGATGTAAGCGAAGGCTTAACTGTTAGAGTTAATGGTGGTACGACAGGCTCTCGGGGCACTGTCAATTTTAGTATTGGTTATGCTGCGCAGTTAAATAGCGTCATTACTAGTTTGCAAAATTCTACTGGTATTTTAGCCGCTAGAACAGATGGGATTAATAGCTCTATTTCACGGCTTGATAAACAGGCTGATGCAATTACATTAAGACTTACGGCTATTGAAGCTCGTTATCGTGCGCAATTCACTAAGTTAGACAGCTTGATGTCTAGTATGAGTACGACTAGTTCATTCCTTACTCAGCAAGTTGCTTCATACAATGCTAATAAGTAAATATTATTAATTAAAAGTAAGTAAAGGAAACGATGATGTTTGGATCAAATCAATACGGAGTGAATGTATATGCTAAAGTTGGCTTGGAAACAGGCGTACTTGCTGCTAGCCCAAACAAATTAATCATTATGCTTTATGAAGGTGCCATTGCAGCGTGCCGTAGTGCAGACAGCTATATGCAGAGTAAAGATATACCCAATAAAGGCGCCATGCTTTCAAAAGCCATTTCTATCATAGAGTCTGGTTTAAGGCTTAGTTTAGATAAAAAAGCCGGTGGTGAAATTGCGGTAAGTTTAGATGCGCTTTACGCTTATATGAGTAAACGATTAATGACTGCTAATATTCATAATAAGCCAGAGCTAATACATGAAGTCATTAAATTACTGACTGATTTAAAAGGCGCATGGGAAGCCATTGATAATGTAAAAATGCCAGCTAAAGATACTGCAATGGCAATACCTAGCCAAGTGGCGATGGCGGTTAATCGCAATATTGCTAATTACGCAAAAGCCTAATCAACGTAACCATAATAAATAATAAACGGAACAACTATAAATGGAACATCAAGATACCATTGTGATTTATGAAACGGTTGCTGAGTTAACTAAAAAAATGTTGTTAGCTGCCAAGCAGCAGGACTGGGATGCTTTGGCTGAGCTGGAAGCTAGCTGCGCTCAGCAAGTTGCTACATTAAAGCTTACGGAAAATGCATTACCACTTCCTAGCGATGTGCGCGCTCGTAAATTGGCAAGTATCAAAAGCATACTGGCTGATGATCGCGAGATACGCAATATTGTTTCACCTTGGATGGTAAGGTTGAACTCACTAATGAATAGTTTACATATGGAAAATAAACTGACGCGCGCCTACAACCAGTAGCCACGTCATTATCAAGATGCTCAAACAAGCTGACATCGCAAGCATACAACCTGTGGCTAGAATTTTGCCAATACTAGCAGTAGACAGTATTGGCAGTATTCGACAAGAGTTAGACGATAGAGCCACGCAGTTTGTGAAGGGTCAAGAGTATTTTGCTCATGTGTTATCAAAAGTAGGTGATACCGCTTACAACGTGAAAGTTGAAAGCGGAAGCCTTAAAGGAACCATCCTTAAAATGGATCTAGGTACGGCAGCCAAAGCAGGGCAACTGCTCACCTTGCGTTACATGCACGATAGCCCTGTGCCTACCTTTTTACTCACAGCAACGCCCTCGAATGCTGCAGGTAGTACAACGGAAATAAGCACCGCAGCCAATCTTATTGGACATTATCTAAAACAGGCTGAAAGCGATGGCGTAACGAGCCGTTTTCAGGCGACGGCGGTCATGACGAATAGCCCAAGTAATCCGCAAGTAATGGCGCATGATTTGAAAAATGCCGTGAGTAATAGCGGACTGTTTTATGAATCTCATTTGAGCGACTTGGTGCAAAGCAATCAATCGCTTGCGGCCATTAAACAAGAGCCACAAAACCAAGCCAATTCGCCCATTGCAAATTTGATGTCTCAACAGTTAGCTATTCTGGAAAATCAACGCATGAGTTGGCACGGCGAAGTTTGGCCTGGGCAAAAAATGGATTGGGATGTCTATCAACAGCAGAAAAATGCCGATGGGAAACAGCCTTCCAATCAATCGCAGGCAGATCAAAATCGACCTATTACTAGCGAGATGACCTTGCATTTGCCGCATTTAGGGAAAGTTTCCGCGAGAATTAGCCTGACCGATGGGCGTATGCGCGTCAATATTTTGGCAGAGCATCCTGAAACCCTAGAAATGCTAACAGCTAAGCGATTGGGTTTGGCTGAAGCGATTGGTAAGAAT is drawn from Methylotenera versatilis 301 and contains these coding sequences:
- a CDS encoding flagellar hook-length control protein FliK — encoded protein: MLKQADIASIQPVARILPILAVDSIGSIRQELDDRATQFVKGQEYFAHVLSKVGDTAYNVKVESGSLKGTILKMDLGTAAKAGQLLTLRYMHDSPVPTFLLTATPSNAAGSTTEISTAANLIGHYLKQAESDGVTSRFQATAVMTNSPSNPQVMAHDLKNAVSNSGLFYESHLSDLVQSNQSLAAIKQEPQNQANSPIANLMSQQLAILENQRMSWHGEVWPGQKMDWDVYQQQKNADGKQPSNQSQADQNRPITSEMTLHLPHLGKVSARISLTDGRMRVNILAEHPETLEMLTAKRLGLAEAIGKNGQQLDALTVVRHE
- the fliS gene encoding flagellar export chaperone FliS — encoded protein: MFGSNQYGVNVYAKVGLETGVLAASPNKLIIMLYEGAIAACRSADSYMQSKDIPNKGAMLSKAISIIESGLRLSLDKKAGGEIAVSLDALYAYMSKRLMTANIHNKPELIHEVIKLLTDLKGAWEAIDNVKMPAKDTAMAIPSQVAMAVNRNIANYAKA
- a CDS encoding flagellar protein FliT — translated: MEHQDTIVIYETVAELTKKMLLAAKQQDWDALAELEASCAQQVATLKLTENALPLPSDVRARKLASIKSILADDREIRNIVSPWMVRLNSLMNSLHMENKLTRAYNQ
- the fliD gene encoding flagellar filament capping protein FliD; amino-acid sequence: MSISSPGIGSGLDVNSIVTSLMAIEQKPLTAVTQQKTDYQTQISAYGTLNSSLSTFQTAVSALSSASKFNAQTVTSSNATVFTATANGTASLGDSAIKVNQLAKSQKLTFAGTANVADTLGTGTLTISFGTYNPPTAIAPITPNSFTPNAAKTDVSITIDSSNNTLSGVRDAINASNSSVSASIVNDGTINHLVITSKDTGEVNTLKITTTDSDGNNTDNAGLSQLAYDPTVTSGSGKNMSEMQAAKNALLNIDGIDVVKASNTITDAIGGLTLNLLTTSADSVNLSVASNKDVVKASVAAFVDAYNKLDTSLRSLTKYDPTGKSSGPLLGDATTRSIITKIKSVMTNAVNPNGAFSSLTQIGVSFQATGQLALDSTKLDTAIASNFTDIANLFTISAKATDPQISYSGNTSKTKAGTYAINVSSLSPLAGTINGVAATAINGSLVGATGDVSEGLTVRVNGGTTGSRGTVNFSIGYAAQLNSVITSLQNSTGILAARTDGINSSISRLDKQADAITLRLTAIEARYRAQFTKLDSLMSSMSTTSSFLTQQVASYNANK